The sequence GTGGGCGGTCGTCGCGGCGGGATTCTGGCTGTCGTTCTGTGCGGTGGCGGCGATTCTGTTCGCGATGTCGGGACGGCCCCGTGTGCAGGATCATGAGCAGCGTCGCGACGAAGAGGGTGAGGGCGGCGTGACGCCGACAAGACTCTCGCGCCTCACGGCCGGCGTGTGCCGCCGCGTTCGCACTTTCGGTGCACGCCTGCGCAGCGCCGCGCATGTGCAGTTCGCGGTGACCGTTGCGCTTGCGCCGCTCACCGTCTACTGGTTCGCGCAGATTCCATTGATCGGCCCGCTCGCGAACGCCTTCGCGATTCCGTGGGTGAGTCTGCTGGTGACGCCGGCGGTATTGGCGGGCGTCGCGTTGCCCGCACCCTTCGATGCCTGCGCCTTTCGCGCCGCGCACACCTTGCTCGACCTGCTGGCCGCGGGCTTGCAGATGCTGTCCGGGCCGGCATGGACGCTCTGGCGATTGCCGCAGCCGGGCGCGTGGCCGCTCGCCGCGGCGGCGCTCGGCGTGCTCTGGTGTCTGGCGCCGCGTGGCTGGCCGCTGCGCTGGGCCGCACCGCTCACGTGGCTGCCGCTGCTGATGCCGCCACCGTCCGGGCCCCCACATGGCAGCTTCCGTCTGACGGCGCTGGATATCGGTCAAGGCACTTCAGTGCTGGTCGAAACCGCGCATCACACGCTGCTGTTCGATACCGGGCCGGGGCCGGAGTCGACGCATGCGGGCGAACGGGTTGTCGTGCCGTTTTTGCAGGCGCGCGGCATCACGGCGCTCGACACGCTGATCATCAGCCACGCCGACTCCGACCACTCGGGCGGTGCGCCGGCTGTACTGGACGCGATCGAGGTGCGTCAAATGGTGGCGGCATTGGCGCCAGCGAATCCGCTGTGGTTGAACGCAAGGCAACGCGGCGCGGATACGCTGCCCTGTGCGGCGGGCCAGCGCTGGCAGTGGGACAGCGTCGAGTTCGCGATGTTCTGGCCGGATGCCGGGCCACTGCAAGGCAAACCCAATGCGCATTGCTGCGTGTTGCGGGTGAGTACGTTACCTGCTGAGGCGAACCTGTCGCTGCCGGAGGACAGGGCGGTTGCAGAGAGCATGCCGGCCGGAAATGTTAAACCGACGCCGTGGCGCTTGGCCGCCTTGCTGACGGCGGACATCGAAGCGCCGGCCGAACGCATCCTGCTCGCGCGCGATCCCGAGGCGTTGCGCGCCCAGGTGCTGGTCGTGCCGCATCACGGAAGCAAGACCTCCTCGACCGAGCCGTTCCTCGACTCTATCGACCCGCTCGTCGCACTATTTCAGGTAGGCTATCGCAACCGATTTCATCATCCGAATGAGGGTGTGTTCGAGCGTTACAAGGCGCGGCACATCGAGCTTGCACGCAGCGATACGGACGGCGCGGTGCGGGTCGACGTCAACCCGGCTTTCAGCCCGGATGTCGGCCCGGGCCTCAACCCGGGCATCGGACCCGAGGGCCGCATGGGAGTCAGTGCGGGTGTCGGCCCGGGAAGCAACCCGGGAAGCAACCCACGGGGCGGCCCAGGTCTGAATGGCGCCGCACTGACGCTCGAGCGCTATCGCGACACGCAGCGCCGCTACTGGATGGATCGCTGATCGAGTGCCGGCCGCACAGACAGAACAAATGCGCCGCTGGGCCCGGAGCCTGCACGGTAAGCCAGGACCGAGGCCCGCGCGCTAAAACAGAACGGAGAGTGCCGCAGTTGAAAAACATCATCCACTTCTCGCACGCGAACGGTTTCCCAGCGTCGACTTACCGGACGATCTTCGCTGAACTCGCCGACGACTATGAACTGCGCTCCATCGAGCGCATCGGTCACGACGCGCGTTATCCGGTCACGCAGGACTGGCCGCATCTGGTCGAGCAGCTGCTTGACGACATCGACCGGTCGTATGAGCAGCCGGTGTGGCTGGTCGGCCATTCGCTGGGCGGCTATCTGTCGCTGATGGCCGCGCTGAAAAAACCGCAATGGGTGAGGGGCGTGGTAATGCTCGATTCGCCCGTCATCGCCGGTTGGCGCAGCAGCATGCTGCGGGTGTCGCAATGGACCGGACTCGACGAGCGCCTGTCGCCCGCGGCTGCCACCCGCACGCGCCGCACGCAGTGGGCGAGCCGCGACGAGGCGTGGCGGCACTTTCATTCGAAGCCGGCATTCGCCCGCTGGGACGAGCGGATGCTGTCCGACTACGTCGACTTCGGCATCCCGCAAAGCTCGCCCGATGGCGCTCGATCACTCGCTTTCGACCGGCGCACCGAGTATCAGATCTATAAGACCCTGCCGCATACGCTTGGGCACCGCCTCGCGCGCGGCGCCCCGGTGCCGGTGGGGTTCATCGCCGGCACGCGCTCAAGGGAGGTGCGCCAGGTCGGTCTGGACGCCACGCGCCGCGCAACGGGCGGTCATGTGGAATGGATCGAAGGCAGCCATCTGTATCCCATGGAAAAACCGCTCGAAACCGCGCGCGCGGTGCAGCGGATGTTGCGCGAACTGGAGCGGGGGGCTTAAGGCCATGACGGGCGCCGCGTGCGAGGCAGCGCCCCGCGTTCACCGGCGTGGCGGCAGCCGCAATGGCGGCGCGGCCCACTAATGCGCTTCGCCAGTGCCGTGAAAACGGTGCATGATCCGCGAACGGTGATTGCCACCGCCGCGGCATACTTTCGTACAGATGTCGCCAGGATTTCGCTGGGTTGAGACCCTGCTTTACGGTATAATCCGTTTTTCCCGCGAGCATCCAGCGATGACCAAATATGTTTTCGTCACCGGCGGCGTAGTATCTTCCCTCGGCAAGGGTATTGCCGCCGCTTCCCTCGCCGCGATCCTCGAATCGCGCGGTCTTAAAGTCACCCTCCTCAAGCTCGATCCCTACATCAACGTCGACCCCGGCACGATGAGCCCGTTTCAACACGGTGAAGTGTTCGTGACGGAAGATGGAGCGGAGACTGACCTCGACCTCGGCCACTATGAGCGCTTCATCAGCACGAAGATGCGCAAGGCCAATAACTTCACCACGGGCCAGATTTACGAATCGGTGATCCGCAAGGAGCGCCGCGGCGATTATCTCGGCAAGACGGTGCAGGTCATTCCGCACATCACGAACGAAATCCAGGCGTTCATCGAACGCGGCGCGGCTTCCGCGACGTGTGGTGAGCCGGATGTCGCCATCGTCGAAGTGGGCGGCACCGTGGGCGACATCGAATCGCTGCCGTTCCTCGAGGCTGCGCGTCAGATGAGCCTGCGCATGGGCCGCAACAGCGCGTGCTTCGTGCACCTCACGCTGGTGCCTTGGGTCGCCACCGCAGGCGAGCTGAAAACCAAGCCTACTCAGCACAGCGTGCAGAAGCTGCGTGAAATCGGTATCTCACCGCACGTGCTGCTGTGCCGCGCCGATCGCCGCATTCCGGACGACGAGCGCGCAAAGATCTCGATGTTCTCGAACGTGCCCGAAGACGCGGTGATTTCCGTGTGGGACGCCGACAGCATCTACAAGATTCCGCAGATGCTGCACGACCAGGGTCTGGACGCGATCATCTGCGAAGAGCTCAAGCTCACGCCGAAGCCGGCCGATCTGTCGATGTGGTCGAGTCTCGTCGAGAAGCTCGAGCATCCGAAGCACGAAGTCACGATCGGCATGGTCGGCAAGTATGTCGATCTGACCGAGTCGTACAAGTCGCTGATCGAAGCGCTGCGCCATGCGTCGATGCATACGTCGACCAAGGTCAACATCGAGTACATCGATTCGGAAGAGATCGAGACGCAAGGCGTCGAGAGCCTCAAGCATCTGGATGCCGTGCTCGTGCCGGGTGGCTTCGGCCGCCGTGGCACCGAAGGCAAGATCGCTGCGATCCGCTATGCACGCGAAGCGAAGGTGCCGTATCTCGGCATCTGCCTCGGTATGCAACTGGCTGTGATCGAATTCGCTCGCGACGTGGTTGGCCTGAAGAACGCGAACAGCACCGAGTTCGATCAGGAAACCGAGAACCGCGTGGTCGCGCTGATCACCGAGTGGTACGACCGCGAAGGGAAGGTCGAGAAGCGTACCGAAGAATCGGATCTGGGCGGCACGATGCGCCTTGGTTCGCAGCGTTGTCCGATCAAGCCCGGCACGATGGCCGAAGAGATCTATGGCAAGGATGTGAACGAACGCCATCGTCACCGTTATGAGGTCAATAACCGTTTCGTGCCCCAGCTCGAAGCCGGTGGCCTTATCATCAGCGCCCGTACCCCGAGTGAAGATCTGCCGGAAATGATGGAATTGCCGCGCAGCATGCACCCGTGGTTCGTCGGTGTGCAATTCCACCCGGAATTCACGTCCACGCCGCGTGACGGCCATCCGCTGTTCAAGTCGTTTGTCGAAGCGGCGCTCGCGCATCATCAAGAATTGGCGGGTGTCGAGGAGAAAGCATGAAGCTGGGCGATTTCGAAATCGGGCTCGACAAGCCGTTTTTCCTGATCGCTGGCACCTGTGTGGTCGAATCGGAACAGATGACGATCGACACAGCGGGCCGGCTGAAGGAAATCTGCGCGAAGCTGAACATCCCGTTCATCTACAAATCGTCATACGACAAGGCCAACCGCAGCAGCGGCAAGTCGTTCCGCGGTCTGGGCATGGACGAAGGTTTGCGCATCCTGTCGGAAGTGAAGCGTCAGCTCGGTTTGCCGGTGCTGACCGATGTGCACGCCGAGCACGAAATCGAACAGGTTGCGTCGGTGGTCGACGTCCTGCAAACGCCCGCTTTCCTGTGCCGTCAAACGGACTTCATCCACGCTTGTGCGCGTTCGGGCAAACCGGTCAACATCAAGAAAGGCCAGTTTCTCGCACCGCACGACATGAAGAATGTGATCGACAAGGCGCGTGATGCGGCGCGTGAAGCGGGTCTCTCGGAAGACCGCTTCATGGCCTGCGAACGCGGCGTGTCGTTCGGTTATAACAACCTCGTGTCGGACATGCGTTCGCTTGCGATCATGCGCGAAACCAATGCGCCGGTCGTGTTCGACGCTACCCACTCGGTGCAGTTGCCGGGCGGGCAGGGCACGAGCTCGGGCGGTCAGCGCGAATTTGTGCCGGTGCTGGCGCGTGCCGCGGTTGCCGTCGGTGTGTCGGGTCTCTTCATGGAAACCCATCCGAATCCGGCGCAAGCCAAGTCGGACGGCCCGAACGCGGTGCCGTTGCATCGCATGGCCGATCTGCTCGAAACGCTGGTTACGCTCGATCAGGCCGTCAAGCGCGCGCCGTTCCTCGAAAGCGATTTCAACTGATTCAGGTGTTCGCGGCGTGTCATGAATGGCCAGCATAATCGGCTCAGTCGACACGCGGCGAATGCACGCAATGGTCGTCGAAAGCATCGGGGCGCATGGTGTTTGCTGGGGAGACCAGCAGCCCCCGGTGCAGTTTCACAGTAGAGAATTCAACGTCATTTCTTGAGGAAACCATGAGTGCTATCGTAGATATCATCGGTCGAGAGATTCTCGATTCGCGAGGCAACCCCACCGTCGAATGCGACGTGCTGCTCGAGTCGGGCACGATGGGCCGCGCTGCGGTGCCGTCGGGTGCATCGACGGGCTCGCGCGAAGCGATAGAACTGCGCGACGGCGAAGCCGGCCGTTACGGCGGCAAGGGCGTGCTGAAGGCTGTCGAGCACATCAACACCGAAATCTCCGAAGCGATCATGGGCCTCGACGCTTCCGAGCAGGCCTTCCTCGACAAGACCCTGCTGGAACTCGACGGCACCGACAACAAGTCGCGCCTTGGCGCAAACGCGATGCTGGCCGTTTCGATGGCCGTCGCGAAGGCCGCTGCTGAAGAAGCCGGCCTGCCGCTGTACCGCTACTTCGGCGGCTCGGGCGCCATGCAACTGCCGGTGCCGATGATGAACATCGTCAACGGTGGCGCGCACGCGAACAACAGCCTGGATATCCAGGAATTCATGATCGTGCCGGTCAGCCAGCCGACCTTCCGCGAAGCCCTGCGCTGCGGCGCTGAAGTGTTCCACGCGCTGAAGAAGATCCTGAGCGACCGCGGCATGAGCACGGCCGTGGGCGACGAAGGCGGCTTCGCGCCGAACTTCGGCAGCAACGACGAATGTCTGTCGACCATCCTGCAAGCTATCGAAAAGGCAGGCTATCGCGCTGGTGAAGACGTGCTGCTGGCACTCGACTGCGCAGCGAGCGAGTTCTACCACGATGGCAAGTACCAGTTGGCGGGCGAAGGCCTGCAACTGTCGTCGACGGAATTCGCTGACTACCTGGCGAACCTGGCCGACAAGTTCCCGATCGTCTCGATCGAAGATGGCATGCACGAAAGCGATTGGGCCGGCTGGAAGATCCTGACCGACAAGCTCGGCAAGAAGGTGCAACTGGTGGGCGACGACCTGTTCGTCACCAACACGCGCATCCTGAAGGAAGGCATCGAGAAGGGCATCGCCAACTCGATCCTGATCAAGATCAACCAGATCGGTACGCTGACGGAAACCTTCGCGGCGATCGAAATGGCGAAGCGCGCCGGCTACACGGCTGTGATCTCGCACCGCTCGGGCGAAACCGAAGATTCGACGATCGCGGATATCGCGGTCGGCCTGAACGCCGGTCAGATCAAGACGGGTTCGCTGTCGCGTTCGGACCGCATCTCGAAGTACAACCAGTTGCTGCGTATCGAAGAAGACCTCGGCGATATCGCCAGCTACCCGGGCAAGTCGGCGTTCTACAATCTGCGCTAATGGCTGGTTTGCTAGCGCCGACCGATGAGCTGGTTATCCTTCGTTTCTGATTGACCCCGCCGCCCTGCGTATAGCGCAGGGCGGCGCGTATTTATTGTGCTTACTTCATGCGGCTTGTCACTGCTGTCCTGATCGTTCTGCTGGCGCTGATCCAGTACCCGCTCTGGTGGGGGCACGGCGGTTGGTTGCGCGTGCACGAGTTGCAGCAGCAACTGGCGCAGCAACTGCAAAAGAACACTGATTCGAAGCTGCGCAACGAGCGTATTCAGGGCGAAGTCCAGGATTTGCAGAACGGTACGGCCGCGGTGGAAGAGCGGGCGCGTTACGAAATGGGCATGGTGAAGGACGGCGAAGTGTTCGTGCAGTTCGTCTCGCCGAACGCACCGTTGCCGAATACGAACACGCCTTCGGTGACCACGTCTACACGCGGTGAGGTGTCGGCTGCGCCACTGCATGTGGTGCCGAATCCGGAGTCGCGCGCGAAGCCGGATCGCAAGCATGGCGGGAAGACTGCGGTCAAGGACAAGAAGGCCACGCACTGAGTGAATCAGGCTGGCTGAGTTCGCGGGCGAATGCAAAACAAAACGCAGCGGCGAACGTAAAAGCTCGTACGAAGACGAAAAAAGGCGCGGTGAGAACCGCGCCTTTTTCTTTGACCTTGCGATACCTGCTTTTCCGCCGGGTCACCGTGTCGGTAAGCCTAATGTCCGGCAGTGCCCGCCTCGGCTTACCAGCCCCAGTACGGTGAGTAGCCTACGCCGACACCCGTACCCCAACCGTGCCCCCAACCGCCACCGTAATAACTGCCGTACACGCTAACGGGCTGCGAGTAGTAGCGCGAATATGCCTGAGCCGCGTTCTCGGCGGCAATGGCCTGATTCTGATCCGACAGCACCTGACGGTCGATCGCATCATAGCGTTCACGTTCTTCGGGCGTGAGCGGATGGGCGGTACTGGCCATGCCCGACTGATCGGCCGGCAGGCGGCTATAAATCGGTGATGGGCCCGGTGGGTCCATCACGCAGCCCGTCAGCGCAGCGCTGCCGGCGACGACTGCCAGCACGGTGAACGTGCGCACGCAATGCTTCAATGAAGTAGGGATGTTCATTTTGATCTCCATCGGTCGGATGCCTAAGCAAACCATGCGCAGCGCACCCCGCCAACGATCCAACGCAATGATCGACGATAACGCGCCGCCCGAACCCTGAGAAGGCAGCAGGCGGCGCGTCATTGACTGCCGTACACCGGTGCAATAAGCCACCGCCTGGCTGCTTCAGTGCCGCTGCTCGGCCGCCGGCGTCACGCCTTCTGAGAGCGCATTGGCGACAAAAAGTTGCGCCACGTCGACCGGATCGAATTCGTATCGTTGATTACAGAATTCGCAATGAATCTCGACGTGACCACGTTCTTCGATCACGCCGTCCACTTCCTCGCGGCCCAGCATCTTCAGCATCGCGCCGACTTTTTCGCGCGAACAGCTGCATTCGAAGCGCGTCATGGCCGGTTCGAAATGCTGTACGTTCTCCTGCCAGAACAGACGGCGGAAAATCGTTGCCGGTTCTTCTTTCAGCAGCTCGTCTTGCGACATCGTGCCGCCGAGCGTGCAGACGCGCTCCCACGTGTCCGCGTCCAGATCGCCCGGGTGAGGGACGATGCCGCCGTCGCCCGGCAGCTTTTGCAGCAGCATGCCGACGGCGCGTTCGGTGTTCGCCGCGAGCCACAGGCGCGTGTCGAGCTGCTCCGAGTGATGCATGTAGTGCTCGAGCACTTCGGACATCGACTTGAGCGGGCCGTCCACGCCCGACAGCGGCACGATACTTTGATACGGTTGCTGGCCGGGCTGCTTGTCGCGCGGGTCGAGCGTAATCACGCACCGGCCATGGCCGCTCGCGTTGACCAGCTCGATCATGGTCGTATCGTCGCCGATGGTATTGCCCGCTTCGCCGGAGAGCTTGGCGGTGGCGCGCATCGACAGGTCGGAGCTGCACTGCACCACCAGCATCTTGGCCGGTCCGTCTCCGAAAATCTGCATGACGAGCGTACCGTCGAACTTGAGGTTCGCCGAAAGCAGCGCGCACGCGGCCATCATCTCGCCCAGAATCGTCCGCACGGGCGCCGGATAGTCCCGGCGCGTCAGCACTTCCTGCCACGTGTTGCGCAGCGAAACGATCTCGCCGCGCACCGGCGCCGCGCTGAACATGAATTTTTGCAACTGGTCGCTCACAACTTTTCCTCGGTCGAATGACGCAGCCTGATGCCGCGCCGTGCGCGCCGCGCGCCCGGCTGATTAGCCGATACGCACGAGCTGCGCCTTGAAATATTCGCGGCGCTCGGCATAGCTTGCCGTGCCGCGCTGCATATTGGCGATATCCGTCTCGGTCAGTTCGCGCACCACTTTGGCGGGCGCGCCGAGAATCAGCGAATTGTCGGGAAACACTTTGCCTTCGGTGACGATGGCGCCCGCTCCGACCAGACAGTTGCGGCCGATTACCGCACCATTCAAGACCACGGCCTGAATTCCGATCAGCGAGCCTTCCTTGATCGTGCAGCCGTGCAGCATGACCTGGTGGCCGATCGTCACATTCGGCTCGATCGTCAGCGGGAAGCCCGGGTCGGTGTGCAGCACGGCGTTTTCCTGGACGTTGCTACCCGCACCGAGCGTGATCGGTTCGTTGTCGCCGCGAAGCGTCGCGCCGAACCAGACGCTCGAATTTTCCTCGAGCGTGACGTTGCCGATAATGTTCGCCGAATCCGCGACGAACACGCTTTCGTGGATGGTCGGGGCTGATGCGCCAAGCTTGTAAATTGTCACGGTGTCTCCTCTTGATCGGTCGCTACGCGCTGCGCGGGCGGGCTGGGGCTGCGGTGGGGCTGCCAAATGGGACTGCCAAATAGGGCTCGAAGCTGGACATCAAAGCGGCGCTGCAAAAGAGGCTGCAAAAGAGGCTGCAAAACGCCCGGAACCGCTCCGACGGCCGCTTTGTCCTGCCGGCCCCGCGCACCAGGCACGCGAGATGGTCGAATCGAGTATTGTAAACGGTTGTGTGGTTAGGCCGCTTGGCGACGCCCCAAGCGGTCCAACGCTCAGCCGGGGCGAGCGCCGCGTCTCCCGCTTTGCCTGTTTCCGTTCCTGCCGTTTCCTTTGCTAACCTGGTTGCTATGAATTCCGCTCGTCCGTCTGTTTCGCCAGTTCCGCCGATATCGAATCCGGAGAGTGATTCGAATCGCGCGAATTGCGCGCGCCGCTCAGCGCTGGCCGCATTGCGCGAAATCGACCCGGCAACCAAGGCAGCCGCGGCCCGCGCGTTATACGCCGCCGCGCTCGACGGCAGCCTCGCCTGTCCCGCGGACCTCGAACTCGCCGAGCCGGCGGACCTGCCGGGCCGTCCCGCACGCCCCGAACTGGTCGACCCACGCAAACTGAAGCGGCGCAGCATGCAATCGCCCGAAGGGCGAGCCGTCTTGCTGCACGCGCTGGCGCACATCGAGTTCAACGCCATCAATCTCGCGCTCGACGCCGTCTGGCGTTTCGCCAGTATGCCCGCCGAGTTCTACACCGACTGGCTCAAAGTCGCCGCCGAAGAGGCGCATCACTTCTCGCTGCTGACCGCGCGGCTTGCGGAATTCGGCCATGCCTACGGCGATTTTCCCGCACACGACGGCCTCTGGGATATGTGCGAGCGCACCCGTGGCGACGTGCTGGCGCGCATGGCGCTGGTGCCGCGCACCCTCGAAGCGCGTGGCCTCGACGCCTCGCCGCCGATCCGCGCCCGCTTGCAGCAGGCGGGCGACCGCGCGTCTGCGGCGATTCTCGACGTGATCCTGCGCGACGAAATAGGCCATGTGCTGATCGGCAACCACTGGTTCCGTCATCTGTGCGACGCGGGCAGCCTCGATCCGCATGCCACCTACACGCGCCTCGCCGACCAGTATCACGCACCGAAATTACGCGGTCCGTTCAATTTCGAGGCGCGTCGCGACGCCGGTTTCGACGAAGCCGAACTGGCCGCGCTGGTCGCCCTGGCTGGCCTCGACGCTGAGCAGCCGACCCCGTCGGCTGCTCAGGCCCCCGCGGCCATGCGCGACTGAAACCTTCTTCCATAGCCAGACCCCACGCATCGCCCGGCTATCTCGTTATAATCGAACGACCATTCTTTTTTCGGGCGCGCTGTTCATGAATACCTCCAAGTCTGAATTCATTTCCGTGCGCGGCATCCGTCTGCACGCGCGGCGCTGGGGCAATCCGGATGCGCCGATGCTGTTCATGCTGCACGGCTGGATGGATGTGGCAGCGTCGTTCCAGTTCGTCGTCGACGCATTGGGCGGCGACTGGCAGGTGATTGCGCCCGATATGCGCGGCTTCGGCCTGTCGGACTGGCCGGTCGCCGAACGCGGCGGCGGCAATTACTGGATCCAGGACTACCTCGCCGATCTCGACGCGCTGCTCGACCACTATGCACCGACCGGCGAAGTCAATCTGGTCGGCCACAGCATGGGCGCGAACATCGTCTGCCTGTATGCCGGCGTGCGGCCGGAGCGGGTGCGGCGAGTGGTCGATCTGGAAGGCTTTGGTCTTGCGCCGTCGCACTCGGCACAAGCGCCCAAGCGTCTTCGCACCTGGCTCGACGAGTTGCGCGATCCGCCGCAGTTGAAGCGCTATGCGACGCTGGATGACGTCGCCGGCCGCCTGATCAAAACCAACCCGCGCCTCGCTCCGCCGCGCGCGCAGTTCCTCGCGCAGCATTGGTCCAAGCCGGACGGCGAAGGGCGCTTCATGCTGCTTGCCGATCCGGCGCACAAACTGCGCGGGCCGACGCTGTACCGTCTCGACGAAGTGATGGCCGTGTGGCGCAAGGCCACCGCCAAAGTGCTGCACGTCGAGGCGGCTAACTCGCCCACGCTCGCGCAGATCGCCGGCGAGATTCCGCTCGACGAATTCAAGGCGCGTTTCCAGGCTTTCCCGAACTGGCGCGAGAAGATCATCGACGAAGCGGGGCACATGGTGCACCACGACCAGCCGGAGCAGGTGGCCGCGCTGATCGAGGGCTTCTGCGCCTAGATCTTGCAAAAAGGCTTCGATGCGAGGTCCGGGTCGCGAGATAGCTCGACGGTCACTTACTGCGTTGCAGTAAAATGAATGCAGAACTTTCTCAAGACAAAGATGAACGCTGACCTCCACTGTCATTCCACCGTTTCCGACGGCCAGTTCGCGCCGGCCGATGTCGCGCGCCGCGCGCACGCGGGCGGCGTGACGCTGTGGGCGTTGACCGACCACGACGAACTGGGCGGCCAGCACGAGGCGCGCAGCACCGCTGAGGCGCTTGGCATGGGCTACCTGAGCGGCGTGGAGATCTCGGTGACATGGGCTTCGCGCACGGTGCACATCGTCGGTCTTGGCGTCGATCCGACCAGTTCGATTCTGATCGACGGCTTGGCGCGCACCCGCAACGGCCGCGCCGCCCGTGCCGAAGCCATGGGCGAGCAGTTGGCCACGCTCGGCATCCCCGACGCCTATCAAGGCGCGCTCAAATACGTCTCGAACCCGGACATGATTTCGCGCACGCACTTCGCGCGCTTCATGGTTGAAAGCGGTTACGCCAACTCGACGCAAGACGTGTTCAACCGCTTCCTCGGCGACGGCAAGCCCGGCTACGTGTCGCATCGCTGGGCGAAACTGGCGGACGCGGTTGGCTGGATTCAGGCGGCCGGCGGCGAGGCGATCGTCGCGCACCCGGGGCGCTATGCGTACTCTCCGGTCGAATTCGACGCTTTTTTTGCCGAATTCATCGACCTGGGCGGTAAGGCGATCGAAGTGGTGACGGGCAGCCACACGCCGGATCAGTACCGCGAATACGCGGACGTCGCGCGCCGCTTCGGCTTCGAAGCGTCGCGCGGTTCCGACTTCCATGCACCCGGCGAAGGCCGCGTCGATCTCGGCACGCTGCCGCCGCTGCCTTCCGATCTCAAGCCCGTCTGGGAACGCTGGTTGTGATCGCATGCCGTGCCATGTCGGCACGAGATGCGCGAAAGCTCTCGGCAGAGCGGCGTGCTTTCGCCC comes from Burkholderia sp. GAS332 and encodes:
- a CDS encoding Carbonic anhydrase or acetyltransferase, isoleucine patch superfamily, producing MTIYKLGASAPTIHESVFVADSANIIGNVTLEENSSVWFGATLRGDNEPITLGAGSNVQENAVLHTDPGFPLTIEPNVTIGHQVMLHGCTIKEGSLIGIQAVVLNGAVIGRNCLVGAGAIVTEGKVFPDNSLILGAPAKVVRELTETDIANMQRGTASYAERREYFKAQLVRIG
- a CDS encoding Uncharacterized conserved protein, contains ferritin-like DUF455 domain → MNSARPSVSPVPPISNPESDSNRANCARRSALAALREIDPATKAAAARALYAAALDGSLACPADLELAEPADLPGRPARPELVDPRKLKRRSMQSPEGRAVLLHALAHIEFNAINLALDAVWRFASMPAEFYTDWLKVAAEEAHHFSLLTARLAEFGHAYGDFPAHDGLWDMCERTRGDVLARMALVPRTLEARGLDASPPIRARLQQAGDRASAAILDVILRDEIGHVLIGNHWFRHLCDAGSLDPHATYTRLADQYHAPKLRGPFNFEARRDAGFDEAELAALVALAGLDAEQPTPSAAQAPAAMRD
- a CDS encoding Pimeloyl-ACP methyl ester carboxylesterase, which produces MNTSKSEFISVRGIRLHARRWGNPDAPMLFMLHGWMDVAASFQFVVDALGGDWQVIAPDMRGFGLSDWPVAERGGGNYWIQDYLADLDALLDHYAPTGEVNLVGHSMGANIVCLYAGVRPERVRRVVDLEGFGLAPSHSAQAPKRLRTWLDELRDPPQLKRYATLDDVAGRLIKTNPRLAPPRAQFLAQHWSKPDGEGRFMLLADPAHKLRGPTLYRLDEVMAVWRKATAKVLHVEAANSPTLAQIAGEIPLDEFKARFQAFPNWREKIIDEAGHMVHHDQPEQVAALIEGFCA
- a CDS encoding molecular chaperone Hsp33, whose protein sequence is MSDQLQKFMFSAAPVRGEIVSLRNTWQEVLTRRDYPAPVRTILGEMMAACALLSANLKFDGTLVMQIFGDGPAKMLVVQCSSDLSMRATAKLSGEAGNTIGDDTTMIELVNASGHGRCVITLDPRDKQPGQQPYQSIVPLSGVDGPLKSMSEVLEHYMHHSEQLDTRLWLAANTERAVGMLLQKLPGDGGIVPHPGDLDADTWERVCTLGGTMSQDELLKEEPATIFRRLFWQENVQHFEPAMTRFECSCSREKVGAMLKMLGREEVDGVIEERGHVEIHCEFCNQRYEFDPVDVAQLFVANALSEGVTPAAEQRH